The genome window AATTAATTGCTTCTGATAAGCTAAAGCCTTCTTTACACTGTAATTCTGTGTTGCTGTCAGCTTCGGCAGAAGCCTGCAATGATATTATGGCATACTCACTAATATTGTCCTGCTGCTGCTATACTTGCTGTGTACGGAAAAAGCTTCGTCAAAAGCTGAACATTGCGGTAATATTCCTGGCCCTTCATGTATGTTACCAGTTGATTTCGTCTTTCTCCCTAAAGTAGAAATGCTCATTTTTCATCCATATACTATAATTGGGAGCTGAACGACCTTAGGGACTGGCCATGTTATACACACTCAACTGATTAGCTTATACAACATATGAATTGTCCACTGCTAATGCAGGGTTTGATCAAAGATTGTGTATGGTATTAACTGGGAGATAGTCTTTCTTATATTCTAGAGCACTTGCAGAGGGCCTTGTAGTACCTGaagttctctttctcttatgctTCTGACAGGGAGGTTTCTGTGATGACTTCCTATCACATTTGTTGTGCTGTTGCTGTGCACTTGTTCAAGAATGGCGGGAAGTGGAGATTCGTGGAGCATATGGTTAGTTTCCTACTTGCATGCTCTCTAATTAACTATGGACTGAATGAGGCATGGGACAGAGCAATGCAAGTTACCTCCTTGATAAAGAAATGGGAAAGAAATTGTCTTAAAATGATACAATTTGAAGCCACACCTTAATTATCTACTTGGTTAACGTTGTTATGCGACATTGGATTCAACTTCAGTAATAGGCTCACAGCATAAGTAGTGGTTGATGTTGTTTTTTACCCTTTGGTTGATAGCATAAGTAGTGgttgtttttttaattcaacAGATATCATAAGTACATGTATAGTATGATCTGAGAATTGAGTCGTAGAGCCGTACAGGACATATTGATTTCTGTATCCTCGTTTCCTCATTTCTTGCAGGCGAGAAGACGAAGACAACCCCACCGCCCTGTCAATATATGGAACATTGAGCAGCAACGGGAGGAGACTTGGACTTCTGTAAAGATATTGACAAAAATAGGCAACCTCGTACTGCCAGAGTAGTGATACATCATAATTATCTGTTGTATTTATGCTTACTGTCCATTGTTCGTGTTGGTACTTCCATGGTTCGGTTATAGTATCTGTTGGGGCACAATATCTACTTTGTAAACATATCAGTAACAGGCTGTTGAGAGCCTCAAACACCAGTTAACATCGTCAGTTCTTGTTTAGATTGGAAATTTCAGGCTTTACCCAATGTTCACGTTACcaaccggagctcggttaccgagctccggtggTAACCGAAATCTCGCGGTAACCACAAACCgtggttaccggtcaaaaattcaaaaaaattcggagaaaatttattcggcaaaatttgaatttttttgaaaaaatcgtgtttttgctctctcggtaaccgttcggttttgatcggttaccgagcggtttgggtcggttaccgagcgattttctcgtatttttgatttggtcggttaccgagcggtttgggtcggtaaccgccggttttctcgatttatcgagtggttttatcgaatttcagcgcagttcaacaaaaaaaacctaaaaaaggactcaatcttgtaaaatcaataactaattcatctgagcttcaaatcaaatgaaacaaattttgttagtttctttgtaacatgatctacatgataaaagtatttatacttataaaaaagttcaaaattttctgtaaGAAATTtaatttgttaaaccaagttaaatgcatagtttactctttgctaatccaaaaatcataaaactaattttgttagtcttcttatatgatctcatatcttttaaaaatacatgaactcatgaattagttattgtaacatgcatgattgtgtaactgtgttgcgactagattaattcataactgacccatcacacctcaaaaattagtgaaaccactttcattagcttatttatactatgatttacgtagaaaaaataatagtagacatgaaaaagttaattacagtactttttcttaacatattcactttatgcttgtgaactttgtaaaaatcatagagaatttaataaaactctaaataaagtgaaatcaattttaaagattctcttaaaatacgttttatacaagaaaaatatgtgtttgcatgttacacttttccttaacgtgagttaataactgagccgcacgcttcaatttttttcatttttttcaaactttctccctatagaatatgatgcaaacgacattattttttaaaaaaaattcacaaaaggtcttagaattgtgtctagttttttttaagattttttattttttcgaaatttttgaattcaaatttcggttaccgttcggtttatgaaaccggaccggaccgagaaggtcggtaaccgtgatttttggGCGGTAACCGACGGTTTTTAACCCTGcctttaccccccccccccccccaagcagAATAACAGTAACATAAACCTCTCTAGTTGCAATTTGGAAAGCCAGTAGTCAGTAGTAGTCAGTGGAGCCCAGATATTTAGTTGAAAAGACTGCAGAACATCCGAAATAAGCATTGCTGTGTTGGGGCCATCCAGACGTGATATAGACAAATCAAACCACACGCTGAACTGCCAGACATCAGGCCTTCACAAAAAGTTCTATAATTGAATTGAATTTATTCCTTGGAGTCTTTAGAATCAACAAGACAACTCCAGGTACGACCGTATCTATCCTAAGGCCATCCCAGCAATATAAACTTCTGTTCATCAATTTGCCAAGCACTTTAAACCTGTATCATCGTGAAGTAAAAATTATAACACAGCTTGTTTCTAAAGCTTGCTACAAACTCTTGCTCGGTGTTCATATTTGGCCTATAGGACGCTCTGAACTTAGTTGAAAAAGACAGAAAAGTAAAAGAATTCCATCTTTTCATGGCGCAATATAATTCAAACTTTCCTACACCCAAACAGCGAGTGCTACCCTTTCAGCCACCAGTCCAGGCTTCAGTCAGTGCACACAGTGATAGCGACTCGCTAGCTGCTTGAGGCCTTCACCCTTCTCAGAGACAGATACGCCAGCACCCGGTACCCGATGATCATCGCGACGAGAGCCGCTACTTCGGTGGTGCCATTGTCCAGATGTGTACCGGTGGTCAGGATGTCCGGCACAGGATTGTATTGCACCTTCAGCAGGAGCCTGTACGTGTGGCAGTTGAAGGACAGGTAGCGGAGCCACGATATGAACGGTGGAACCCTCTGCAGATCATCAGAGTGGAATGAGGGCAACGCAAAAGATAGGGTTAGTCAGTGATCCAAGCCACATGCATGTTCCTACGAGATTACATTTCCATGTATATTTGTGCAGTAGATACTTCAGCGTTGCATATCAGGTAGTGCTACTGAGTCGTTCGAGAGCACAATGCTTGCACTCACCTTTACAAAGAACCCTCCTGCTAGCATGAACGTCATGACTGTAACTGAAGCTAGAGTTGTTGCCTTCTTGATATCCAATAGGGTAGCTCCAATTGCCAATCCTAGTCCCTGCATATCACCTTTTTCTTAGACTCTGCTAGTTAAGATAAGAATCACTGTCAATATCTTTTTTGCAGAATGTTGTATCATCAAACAAGTAATATGGGTTTATTTATCGTGACTAGAGAACATCATCTTGACCTAGCACCAAAATTCCTCGCGCTCAATTTCCGTCTCTCATTCATCTCCTCCTTTCCAACTCTACTAAGGATCCGAAATgatttatcttataatttttcaCAACCTGATACGTGGAATCAAATCCCTGCTCTAACATTATCGACTATCTATTTGGCATAAAGTTGAGGTTCATCATGTGTTCTTCATTCAACATGTTACACAGTAACTAGCTAACCTTGGTGCATGTATGGCTAGCGAAAGTTTAACCAGCAATAAAAAGAACTTTTAGAAAATTAAAGATGCAAGCATCTTGTTACATATCCAGGTATCTCCTTTTAGAAAGGGTAAAACAAGAGATGACCATACTACTGCATAACGAAACTAGCTCTGAATTTCGTACCTGAGCAGCAATTATGCTGAGAAAGACAGTCAACACGCTAAGAAAGAATTGTGTGGTAGTTGCTTTCAGGCCTGCCATGAAGTAGACAATCACCATAAATATGCAAGGGAGAAAAAGGTCAAGTGGTAGATCACTTGTCGTCCTGGCCAAGAAGTATGCACTGAGCTTGTACATGTCAACTGCACGCTCCTTGTTCAACATTGCCCTCTCTTGAGGGAATGTGAAAATAGCGGTAAATACAGGAAAGAAACCCCAAAACACGGCAATAAAAAACAGTAAGCCAGCCTGCAAACACAAAATGGCATTGTCTTATGATGCTACGTCTTATCTATTAGATGTATGGGAATGAGCTTAACCAATTGAGTTTAATTAAATGGACGAAATGCTAGTTATGTGTGTGTACCTGATCTTCTAGACCTTTTAGTGTGCTGGGATCAGAGTGCCACCACAGTAAACCTAAGATAATCGATGTAGCTATGACCTGGGTGATTCTCATCCAGCTCAGATAATCATGCCGTCTTTCCTTGATCCCTCTGCAAAAGAGGATGGAATATTGCTGCCACCAGCTTGTGCCCCACTCTCGCTTCGATGATGTTATAGTTGCCTTCATATCATCACTAATCGGAAGCGGTGCTAAaagcttcttcttttccttatatGCCACGCGAGTCTCATAGGCGTCTACCAAATACTGCATAACATCACATATAAATTATTCAATACATGTCACAACCACTTCTTAAATCCAAACATCAGCACATACTTTCATGCTTCACCTCATGAACATCCTGTGCTGATGGCCTGTAGTAATTCTTGGTATTATTATTCTCCAGATTCTGATTTTCCATATGCGCCTTGTCATCCAACTCCGAAGGGACTGAAACATCATTCGTGTTGCCGTTGGCCAGATCCAGTAGAAACTCTGCTGGGTTCATTGCAATAAGTGGGGTGCATCCAATGGTCTGGAAGTAGGTCATGGCTTCAGATGCCTTCCCAAAGTATAGCAAACTTCCTTTGCCCAGCAGGATAAGCTTGTCAAACTTATGAAACAGCCTGCTAGATGGTTGGTGAATTGTAGTGATTACAGTCTTCCCATCCTGCAGAAATCAACCAAATTAAAGAGGAACTGAACTGATGGTCAGCTAATGTGTAATTACTTCCACATCACCTCAGCTATGTCATGTAGAAGTTGAACTATTCTTAAAGCTGTAGTTGAATCCAGCCCAGATGTCGGCTCGTCAAGAAACAGTAAAGATGGATTTATTAAAATCTCATTTCCAATGCAAACTCTTTTCCTTTCACCCCCTGAAACCCCACGTACAAAAGATCCTCCAATCATCGTGTCCTGGCACCTTCGACACACACGATTAAGATACCATGTAAGAATAGCTGACATGCAACAATGCAAGAAGTGTAAGAATGCGTGGTCTACCTTTCAAGGCCAAGCTCATATATGATATCCATTGCCCGTTCTTCCTTTtgttgtcttgtcattgttcttGGGAGACGAAGTAGTGCTGCATAAGTCAATGTCTCCTTCACGGTAAGATGAGTAAAGAGAACATCATCTTGAGTCACAAATCCTATCCTGCAAGCATCCAAATATATGTCAAAATGTGTATTCTTAGACATCTATGAAGCGACAGTTATTACACGCAAAGACCACTGTAACGAAAGTCATTGCACAGTACAACCTTGAAGCCAAAAGATGTAACATTGCTAGAAAAGAGAAAGTCCATGTACAGTGTAGAACTACCAGATTCATTTCTCTATAGTCTATACTCTTTAGGCTTCACAAATCCATTAACTTTCTCCCTCAAGCCCTCAACTTCTACATTGTATGGAAGCCCCAAAATTATTTCTTGTCATCGATCAATCTAACACTTTAGCCCTCTCATCCACTGTCAAAATTCCAATGACATCACAGTGCATCACAACTTGTTAGACACTCAAACTTCTTGGTCTGATTTATCATCCAACAAAGAATGTTCATACTGACGAAAAGTAAGATATTGGTAATTACTGATATTGAACTCGAAATACATCTCGCGCATACAGGCCCACCTAACAAATACGACATGTCTGAATTGCAAACCAAGTGACGAGTTTAACTTATTAGCTTGTCTAATTGGAGGCGTGACGGGCAAGAGTATAACTACTAACTAGTGGGCCTGCTAGACCAATGTTCATTTACAATCTTTTAGATTCAAGGATTCCTTTAAAATAGTCTTCCTTTTCTGGCTAGATCATCTTCTTTTTTAGTTGGTCTCTTCTAGCTCCTTTGGGATCTTTAGTGAACTTTGTGCTTTTGCCCCTGTGTACAGTGCTTTGTTTCTTTTCTAATAAAATTTCAATAGGAGCCTCCCCTACTGTTTccagttcaaaaaaaaaatgttcttgCTTGCTGTTTCCCCAACTGAAGACAAATCAATCACATTAGCAGGTCTCATGAACAGCTATAACATAAAGGACTAGGCAGAatcagaggaggagaaggcggcaGTCGTGGCCAGTGGTGACAGTGACAAGCATGAACAGCATC of Phragmites australis chromosome 3, lpPhrAust1.1, whole genome shotgun sequence contains these proteins:
- the LOC133911625 gene encoding ABC transporter G family member 22-like isoform X2, whose translation is MESIMERSVTDVTSVGGGIGRTKSDQLAPSQSLSRTASAETVLSTADLTSLSRKSSFGRKRSGSGGGGNSHIRKSWSAQLKLDMEDLVSSSAALSRASSASLGFSFTFTGFTPPPQDISSVEPPPFSDDDSPMDIEAGTRRKKLMTEPTLPIYLKFAEVKYRVTVKGSPREILSGISGSASPGEVLALMGPSGSGKTTLLSILGGRAGGAGAVEGCISYNDEPYSKSLKRRIGFVTQDDVLFTHLTVKETLTYAALLRLPRTMTRQQKEERAMDIIYELGLERCQDTMIGGSFVRGVSGGERKRVCIGNEILINPSLLFLDEPTSGLDSTTALRIVQLLHDIAEDGKTVITTIHQPSSRLFHKFDKLILLGKGSLLYFGKASEAMTYFQTIGCTPLIAMNPAEFLLDLANGNTNDVSVPSELDDKYLVDAYETRVAYKEKKKLLAPLPISDDMKATITSSKREWGTSWWQQYSILFCRGIKERRHDYLSWMRITQVIATSIILGLLWWHSDPSTLKGLEDQAGLLFFIAVFWGFFPVFTAIFTFPQERAMLNKERAVDMYKLSAYFLARTTSDLPLDLFLPCIFMVIVYFMAGLKATTTQFFLSVLTVFLSIIAAQGLGLAIGATLLDIKKATTLASVTVMTFMLAGGFFVKRVPPFISWLRYLSFNCHTYRLLLKVQYNPVPDILTTGTHLDNGTTEVAALVAMIIGYRVLAYLSLRRVKASSS
- the LOC133911625 gene encoding ABC transporter G family member 22-like isoform X1 — its product is MESIMERSVTDVTSVGGGIGRTKSDQLAPSQSLSRTASAETVLSTADLTSLSRKSSFGRKRSGSGGGGNSHIRKSWSAQLKLDMEDLVSSSAALSRASSASLGFSFTFTGFTPPPQDISSVEPPPFSDDDSPMDIEAGTRRKKLMTEPTLPIYLKFAEVKYRVTVKGSPREILSGISGSASPGEVLALMGPSGSGKTTLLSILGGRAGGAGAVEGCISYNDEPYSKSLKRRIGFVTQDDVLFTHLTVKETLTYAALLRLPRTMTRQQKEERAMDIIYELGLERCQDTMIGGSFVRGVSGGERKRVCIGNEILINPSLLFLDEPTSGLDSTTALRIVQLLHDIAEDGKTVITTIHQPSSRLFHKFDKLILLGKGSLLYFGKASEAMTYFQTIGCTPLIAMNPAEFLLDLANGNTNDVSVPSELDDKAHMENQNLENNNTKNYYRPSAQDVHEYLVDAYETRVAYKEKKKLLAPLPISDDMKATITSSKREWGTSWWQQYSILFCRGIKERRHDYLSWMRITQVIATSIILGLLWWHSDPSTLKGLEDQAGLLFFIAVFWGFFPVFTAIFTFPQERAMLNKERAVDMYKLSAYFLARTTSDLPLDLFLPCIFMVIVYFMAGLKATTTQFFLSVLTVFLSIIAAQGLGLAIGATLLDIKKATTLASVTVMTFMLAGGFFVKRVPPFISWLRYLSFNCHTYRLLLKVQYNPVPDILTTGTHLDNGTTEVAALVAMIIGYRVLAYLSLRRVKASSS